The Gemmata palustris genome includes a region encoding these proteins:
- a CDS encoding efflux RND transporter permease subunit, protein MLSWVIDTSLKNRWGVVLGAVAFACAGVLSLRELDVDAFPDTTPVQVQINTAAPALAPVEVERQITAPIEQALGGLPKIKQMRSVSKFGLSQVAITFEDGTDIYFARQVVTERLNSVKLPVGLNAPQLGPVSTGLGEIFHYVVTGKGDDVTELRTIHDWVIRPQLRTVKGVAEVNSWGGYDKQFQVRIDPALLVKHGLTFDQVTSAIRENNQTVGGGLISQNGASLIVLGLGRPSTVEQIKGIQLAARDGVPIKLGDVGDVKVGHEVRRGAVTADGRGEVVLGLGFLTMGENSHEVTWHLKNRLDEVKKTLPRNVDVKPVYDRTELVDYVIDTVRANLFEGGLFVIAVLFLFLGNLRAALIVALAIPLSMLFAFSGMFKFGIAASLLSLGAIDFGMVVDSSVVMIENCTRHLADAPSGKDRREIIRDAAVEVRKPTLFGELIILVVYLPILTLEGTEGKLFRPMALTVIFALLGSMLLSMTLMPALASLLLPRRAEGREPLLMRAIKAVYLFVLRITMKQKAAVLLFAVGVLGVAFGMVAPNLGSEFVPRLSEGALAISVVRPAGTDLDASIQMNTQMEKAILAAFPDEVEHVWSRIGTGEVATDPMGIELTDIYVTLKPRAKWKRAKTQAELTELVGKELRFVPGQQLSFQQPIEMRMAEMETGIRADLGVLLYGDDLDVLKAKASEIERAMKDVPGVADLAVSQLTGQPVLQVTVKQDQIARYGVPARAVLDLIESIGSKPLGEVTDGPFRFPLVVRLPDHWRESPESIGAIQLPTATGERIPLSRLADIRTVEGPSTITREWGQRRISVTCNVRGRDLGSCVAEVRQTLAAKIALPPGRYHIEYAGQFEQLQRARLRLMIVVPVALVLICVLLFATYGTVADTLRVLTGIPFAWVGGLFALWLRDMPFSISAAVGFIALSGVAVLDDMILVSYVRHLRDRGRTLEEAVEEAAVTRLRPVLMTALVASLGFVPMAFSTGMGSEVQRPLATVVIGGVISAMVMSLLVLRVLYVVFQLPGRKSTASNEPEPPATGTSGG, encoded by the coding sequence ATGCTCTCCTGGGTGATCGATACGTCGCTGAAGAACCGCTGGGGCGTCGTGCTGGGCGCGGTTGCGTTCGCGTGTGCGGGAGTGCTCTCGCTGCGCGAACTGGACGTGGACGCCTTCCCGGACACGACCCCGGTGCAGGTGCAGATCAACACCGCCGCGCCCGCACTCGCGCCCGTTGAAGTGGAGCGCCAGATCACCGCGCCCATCGAGCAGGCGCTCGGCGGGTTGCCGAAAATCAAGCAGATGCGGTCCGTGTCCAAGTTCGGGCTGTCACAGGTCGCGATCACGTTCGAGGACGGCACTGATATTTATTTCGCGCGGCAAGTGGTTACCGAGCGCCTCAACTCGGTGAAGCTTCCTGTCGGTCTGAACGCGCCGCAACTCGGACCGGTTTCGACCGGGTTGGGCGAAATCTTCCACTACGTCGTGACCGGTAAGGGCGACGACGTGACCGAGCTGCGCACCATCCACGATTGGGTGATTCGCCCACAGTTGCGCACGGTGAAGGGCGTGGCCGAGGTCAATTCGTGGGGCGGGTACGACAAGCAGTTCCAGGTGCGCATCGATCCCGCGCTGCTCGTGAAGCACGGGCTGACCTTCGATCAGGTCACGAGCGCGATCCGCGAAAACAACCAGACGGTCGGGGGCGGGCTCATCAGCCAGAACGGGGCGTCCCTCATCGTGCTCGGATTGGGCCGACCCTCGACCGTGGAGCAGATCAAGGGCATTCAACTCGCGGCCCGCGACGGGGTGCCGATCAAACTCGGGGACGTGGGGGACGTGAAAGTCGGGCACGAGGTGCGGCGCGGGGCGGTGACTGCTGACGGGCGCGGAGAAGTCGTACTCGGGCTGGGCTTTCTCACGATGGGCGAGAACAGCCACGAGGTGACGTGGCACCTGAAGAACCGGCTCGACGAGGTGAAGAAGACGCTCCCGCGGAACGTGGACGTGAAGCCGGTGTACGACCGCACGGAGCTGGTCGATTACGTCATCGACACGGTGCGCGCGAACCTGTTCGAGGGCGGGTTGTTCGTCATCGCGGTGCTGTTCCTGTTCCTCGGCAACCTCCGCGCCGCGCTCATCGTCGCTCTGGCGATCCCGCTCTCGATGCTGTTCGCGTTTTCGGGGATGTTCAAATTCGGAATCGCAGCGAGCCTACTTTCGCTGGGCGCGATCGACTTCGGGATGGTGGTCGATTCGAGCGTGGTGATGATCGAGAACTGCACGCGGCACCTCGCAGACGCGCCGAGCGGCAAGGACCGGCGCGAGATCATCCGCGACGCGGCCGTCGAAGTGCGCAAGCCCACGCTCTTCGGCGAACTCATCATCCTCGTCGTGTACCTCCCGATCCTCACGCTCGAAGGAACGGAAGGGAAACTGTTCCGGCCGATGGCGCTGACAGTGATCTTCGCACTTCTCGGTTCGATGCTCCTTTCGATGACGCTGATGCCCGCACTCGCGAGCCTGCTCCTCCCTCGGCGCGCGGAGGGGCGCGAACCGCTCCTCATGCGGGCAATCAAGGCCGTGTACCTGTTCGTCTTGCGGATCACGATGAAGCAAAAGGCCGCGGTGCTGCTGTTCGCGGTCGGGGTGCTGGGGGTCGCGTTCGGAATGGTGGCGCCGAACCTGGGTTCGGAGTTCGTTCCCCGATTGTCCGAGGGGGCGCTCGCGATCAGCGTCGTTCGGCCCGCGGGTACCGATCTCGATGCCTCGATCCAGATGAACACGCAGATGGAGAAGGCCATTCTCGCGGCGTTCCCGGACGAGGTCGAGCACGTGTGGTCGCGGATCGGGACCGGTGAAGTTGCGACCGACCCGATGGGGATCGAGCTCACCGACATTTACGTTACGCTGAAACCGCGCGCGAAGTGGAAGCGCGCCAAGACGCAGGCCGAACTGACGGAGTTGGTCGGGAAGGAACTGCGGTTCGTTCCCGGGCAACAGCTGTCGTTCCAGCAGCCGATCGAGATGCGGATGGCCGAAATGGAGACCGGTATCCGCGCGGATCTGGGCGTTCTGCTCTACGGAGACGACCTCGACGTGCTCAAGGCGAAGGCCAGCGAGATCGAGCGCGCGATGAAGGACGTGCCCGGGGTCGCGGACCTCGCGGTGAGTCAGTTGACCGGCCAGCCGGTGCTCCAAGTCACCGTGAAGCAGGACCAGATCGCGCGATACGGTGTGCCCGCCCGTGCGGTCCTGGACCTCATCGAGTCCATCGGCTCGAAGCCGCTCGGCGAGGTGACGGACGGGCCGTTCCGGTTCCCGCTCGTGGTACGCTTGCCCGACCACTGGCGCGAGAGCCCCGAGTCGATCGGTGCGATTCAACTGCCCACGGCTACCGGCGAGCGCATCCCGCTGTCCCGACTCGCGGACATCCGCACCGTCGAGGGGCCGTCCACGATCACGCGCGAGTGGGGGCAGCGCCGGATCAGCGTCACCTGCAACGTGCGCGGGCGCGACCTCGGCAGTTGCGTGGCCGAAGTGCGCCAAACTCTCGCGGCGAAAATCGCGCTCCCGCCGGGCCGGTATCACATCGAATATGCCGGGCAGTTCGAGCAACTTCAGCGCGCGCGCCTGCGGCTGATGATCGTGGTGCCGGTCGCGCTGGTGCTCATCTGCGTGCTACTGTTCGCCACTTACGGCACGGTCGCGGACACGCTCCGCGTGCTGACCGGCATCCCGTTCGCCTGGGTGGGCGGGCTGTTCGCGCTGTGGTTGCGCGACATGCCGTTCTCGATCTCGGCCGCGGTCGGGTTCATCGCACTCTCGGGTGTCGCGGTCCTTGATGACATGATTCTCGTGAGCTACGTCCGGCACCTCCGCGACCGCGGGCGCACGCTCGAAGAGGCCGTCGAAGAAGCAGCCGTGACGCGCCTGCGCCCGGTACTCATGACGGCACTGGTCGCGAGCCTGGGCTTCGTCCCAATGGCGTTCAGTACGGGCATGGGGTCGGAGGTGCAGCGCCCCCTCGCCACCGTTGTTATCGGCGGCGTCATCAGTGCGATGGTGATGTCGCTCCTCGTGCTCCGCGTGTTGTACGTCGTCTTCCAGTTACCGGGCCGGAAGTCGACCGCGTCGAATGAACCGGAACCGCCCGCTACGGGCACTTCAGGAGGCTGA